The stretch of DNA GCGTCAAGGTGATTTGCATTCCCCAAAAGATGTTGAAGTTCCGTTTTTTCATGAACGACGTGCTCTCGCCTATCATGAACAAACGAACATTCCTAAAAATATGGTAAAGTTGTATGAAGACGATATACCAGCTTATATCGACTCATTAAAAGCGTCATTAGACACGATGAAAAAAGAATTGTTAGAAGAAAACAGCACATGGGCGAAACGAAGCCTAGAAAACATAATGATATTAGAAAAAGACTATAAACTGTAAAATGTGGATCATTTCTACTCGTAATGAGTTAAACGAAAATAAAGCCAAATCAACTTAAAAGTGATTTGGCTTCTATAATGCATATTTGTTTGTAATTTTAGACAAATCAATTCGGTCCCCTATCGTTGTTGGTTTTGGCTTAGCTAAATATCGTTTATCTTTCTCTACAAGTTTAAAAATATTGTAAGTAGTATAAGCATCATCTAAGGCACGGTGATGTTTTCCTGTACCTTCTTTGCCATACTCTTGAACAGCCTTCCATAAACCTGTTTGATTTTGGTCTCCAAAAAATCGTTTGTACTCCATTGAAAGGTCAACGAACGTACCTTTAAACGGGAATTCAATGCTATGAAAATCACAGTTTCTTCTTAGAACTTTCATATCCATATTACCCCAAGTTATAATCGTAGTTTCGTTCTCTTCATGAAATTTTGTTAATACATTGATTAGATCGAAAAAGCTAATACCACTATCTACTTCCTTTTGTGATATATTTAAAAATTTTCTACATCGGTCAGTAAGTACCGGAAATGCTTTTGGTCTTACATACGAAGAGTAGTCATATAATATTTTTTCATTTTTCACTACTACTAATCCAACTTCGATGATTTCAGGGAAAAAATATTTGGGAGTATGACGGTTTTCTGGCATCGTAAACTCAAAATCTATGAACAAATGTAATTTTGACGAATTCACAGTTCTCCTCCTCTCTTTACTTATTATTTTCTGAATTTTATTACTTTATTATATCATGCTTGACAAGAAAATAAGTGTAGAAAAATATAATTTTCTAAATTTTTCATGAATATTGAGTGTATCACTTGCATTTCTTTCTATTTCATTTATTATTTAGTTATACGAAATATTTAATTACCGAAATAATTAAGAAGGTGAGTAAAAATTAATTCTCCAAAAAAGAACTTGTTCATTATGTGGTTTGCTAATTTTTTCGTAGCCGCAAGTGCAACGATGGTTCTTCCTTTTTTATCTTTATTCATTGATACACTAGGAAATTACTCAGATGCGTTTGTTCAGCGATCTTCTGGTATTGTTTTTGGTGTTACATTCTTGTCTGCGTTTTTCATGTCGCCTATTTGGGGACGGATAGGGGACCGCTACGGTTATAAACCGATCCTGCTTTTGACTGGTACTGGGATTGCAACAAGTATATTACTTATGAGTTTTGTAACGTCCGTAGGTCAACTATTTTTCTTACGTTTATTTATGGGAATTGTTACTGGTTTTATCCCTACTTCCATTGCACTAATTTCTGCTCAAACCGATAAAAAGATTGCAGGAAGAACGCTTGGAACTCTCCAAACTGGGACAGTTTCTGGCGGACTGTTAGGACCTCTTATGGGGGGATTGTTAGCTGATGCTTTCGGATTTACTTATACTTTTTTCATAACAGCAGCCGTCATATATTTTGCAGTATTTCTTGTTGCAGTTGGAATCCATGAAAAGAAAAAATCGAAATCAGAAAAAGAAAAGACATATACACGGAAAGAAGTATTGCATTTTATTTTTCATAACCCGATGCTTCTAACTGTTATGTTCTTATCTGTTTTTACACAAGCAGCACTCTTTAGTGTTCAACCACTATTAGCCCTATATGTAGAACAACTTACCCGAGCCGAAAATGTTGCCCTCTTAGCTGGTCTAGCTTTTTCAGCAACAGGCTTTGGCAACCTGTTAGCTTCTCGTAACTGGGGAAAGCTTGGGGATAAAATCGGATATGAAAAGGTAATGACTATTTTGATGTTACTTTGTGCGATTTTGTTTATCCCACAAGCTTTAGTTACTGAACTTTGGCAGTTAGTTTTATTTCGCTTTTTATTTGGAATGGCCGTTGGTGGGATGATTCCATGTATGACAGCTTACATCCGCTCGATTGCTCCACAGTCCATGCAAGGTGAAGTACTCGGTTATAATGTTAGCTTCCGCTTTTTAGGTAATGTCGCTGGGCCGTTAATGGGAGGAGTTATTGCTGGATTTTACGGTATTTCCGCGGTATTTTATGTTACTAGTTTTATTTTCCTTATTTGTGGGCTCGTTATGTTTTATAGTGTCAAACATTCAAATGAAAATGCAAAAGAAAGCTCCGCAGCTTAGACTAAACTCGTCACATTGGCGAGTTTTATTTTTGTCTTGATTTTGCTAATATTAATGAAAAGGAATTTAGGAGGTAAAATGTGGAATTACTTCAATATAAACGAGAACTTGTTCAATTTTTTAAGAAAAATAGAAATATAGAACAGCAACAGCCGATGGAAGCATATATGAGAAACCAGTTTCCCTTTTTAGGAATCAAAACACCGGAGAGAAAACTGCTTTTAAAACAACTTTTTGAAATGAAAGGAAAACCTCCTTTAGAATGGTTACATCCGCTAACTCTTTCGCTTTGGGAAGAGGAAGAAAGAGAATTTCAATACATCGCTCTACAATTTTTCGGAATGTATCAAAAAAAACTTCAAGTAAACGACCTTTCTCACATAGAGCAATTAGTAGTATTTAAGTCTTGGTGGGACACAGTTGACGGATTAGCACCACTTGCTGGAACTATACTTCAACATTTTCCTTCAGCCATTGAAAATTATCCAGACCGTTGGATCCATTCGGAAAACTTTTGGTTAAATCGGACTGCTATACTGTATCAGTTAAAATATAAAGAAAAAACGGATGAAGAACGGCTTTTTCATTACATTTCTATTCATAAACAATCAAAAGAATTTTTCATCCAAAAAGCAATTGGTTGGGCGTTAAGGGAGTATTCCAAAACGGCTCCCGAAGTAGTGGAAGCTTTTATTTCCTCGGCTAATTTAGCACCTTTAAGCGTTAGAGAAGGAATGAAGATAATAAAGAA from Sutcliffiella cohnii encodes:
- a CDS encoding MFS transporter, which encodes MWFANFFVAASATMVLPFLSLFIDTLGNYSDAFVQRSSGIVFGVTFLSAFFMSPIWGRIGDRYGYKPILLLTGTGIATSILLMSFVTSVGQLFFLRLFMGIVTGFIPTSIALISAQTDKKIAGRTLGTLQTGTVSGGLLGPLMGGLLADAFGFTYTFFITAAVIYFAVFLVAVGIHEKKKSKSEKEKTYTRKEVLHFIFHNPMLLTVMFLSVFTQAALFSVQPLLALYVEQLTRAENVALLAGLAFSATGFGNLLASRNWGKLGDKIGYEKVMTILMLLCAILFIPQALVTELWQLVLFRFLFGMAVGGMIPCMTAYIRSIAPQSMQGEVLGYNVSFRFLGNVAGPLMGGVIAGFYGISAVFYVTSFIFLICGLVMFYSVKHSNENAKESSAA
- a CDS encoding kinase-associated lipoprotein B; this translates as MEIKIGDKVTGIYKTGKYIGEITDIRPQHYLMKVKAVLKHPRQGDLHSPKDVEVPFFHERRALAYHEQTNIPKNMVKLYEDDIPAYIDSLKASLDTMKKELLEENSTWAKRSLENIMILEKDYKL
- a CDS encoding DNA alkylation repair protein gives rise to the protein MELLQYKRELVQFFKKNRNIEQQQPMEAYMRNQFPFLGIKTPERKLLLKQLFEMKGKPPLEWLHPLTLSLWEEEEREFQYIALQFFGMYQKKLQVNDLSHIEQLVVFKSWWDTVDGLAPLAGTILQHFPSAIENYPDRWIHSENFWLNRTAILYQLKYKEKTDEERLFHYISIHKQSKEFFIQKAIGWALREYSKTAPEVVEAFISSANLAPLSVREGMKIIKKRDVLKVSSD
- the kapD gene encoding 3'-5' exonuclease KapD produces the protein MNSSKLHLFIDFEFTMPENRHTPKYFFPEIIEVGLVVVKNEKILYDYSSYVRPKAFPVLTDRCRKFLNISQKEVDSGISFFDLINVLTKFHEENETTIITWGNMDMKVLRRNCDFHSIEFPFKGTFVDLSMEYKRFFGDQNQTGLWKAVQEYGKEGTGKHHRALDDAYTTYNIFKLVEKDKRYLAKPKPTTIGDRIDLSKITNKYAL